The Microcoleus sp. AS-A8 DNA window GCAGTTGGGTAGATACTTCTACAGAATCTATGCCAATCGATTGCAGTATCGTTTTCTGCTCTTCCTCAACTGAACCTGATGCTTGAATGACCCAGTTTTCATGACCATTTTTTGAAGGGGACGGCAAAATCAGAAAACCCGATTGTGCCCCAGCATTTTCGATGAGAATTTCCATCAAAGAAGCCAATAATTTATCCAACACAATTTCACCAGAAATTGCCTGGGAAGCTTTCATCAAAGTTGCTAAATCTAATAATGATGCTGAGTTACTACCACTTGTGGAATGGCTCGTGGTCGTGCGAGTGGAAGTAAGGCTTTTGGTGGCAGATGATTGAGGCAATAGCTGCGGGTATTTTACTTCTAAATCCCTAACTTTAGCTGTGGCTCCCCAGCAGGTGTAGGCGTAGTGTGCCTCTTTCATATAGAGTTGGGCAATCTTGAGTCTGCCACGAGCTAGATAAAACTTGGCGGCTAACTCATAAGCTAATGCCTCTTCTTGGATATATTCGTTTTCCCTTGCTCCGGCAATAGCTTGTTCATAAAACTCCTCTGCTTCAATGAATTGACCCAAGACTCGCGCTTTCTCGGCTTCGACTAAATAAAATTTATGCAGGTGGTTCATTGGGGCATGATTCGCCCATTTCTGCATCTTTTTTTGGTTCGTATGAATCCGATCGAGGATAACCTGTTTTTCAGAGATTGAAGCATTGACAAATCCGCCTAAATGTACCAAAGAATCATAGAAATGAAATACAGGGACAACGACCATGGCTGTCACACCATCTAAATACTGTTCTGCTTGAAGAGCATTTTCTATGGCTTGATGCTCCTCACCAAACAGATAACATAAGATAAGTTTATTTAGATAAAGTAAGTGAATTCCTAATCTGTCATTGGCTTGAATAGCAAGAGGTAGCCATTGCTCCTCATTGTAGGCATCACCTATTAAACAGTTGGTATGTTTAGAACGACTCAGTAAGTTAAGGATTACTTGCCGAAACATGGAAACCCAATTCAAAGGGTTTTCCCGTCTAATTTGACTTATGGCGTTACCGTAAGTCGCCATCTTTTGTTCTAAATCTGTAAGTTTATTACCAATAAAATATGAATGGTCACAGACAAAAAAGGCACAATAACCAGCAAATTCAAATTCTCCGGTTTCGATTCCACTTCGATAGCCTGCTCTGAGAATCGGTAGTGTTTCCCGGACATGTTCTTTCCAATGCATGACGTGAGTACCCAATACCTCTAATGCCCTAGCCTTCCCTCTTTTGGGATTTAACTGTTCCACCAAAGTTAAACCCAATTTGCCAAATTTATAACCCAACTCAATGTCTTGAGCCACTCCACACAAAATTAATCCCTGACAGGCATAACTAAAGGCTGACCAAGTAGTATGACCGTATTTAATAGATAAATTAACCATTGATGAAACAATCAATATCATAAGTTCAGGATTAGCGATATAGGCGGCAGCACTGATACTAGAGAGGATATGGATAGCGGCCTGCGGTTCGGGTTCAGTCATGTCTGTCAGGTTAATTAACTCTTCTATTTCTTGCCTCTCATAAAGTGAAGTATTTTCCTGAAATCCTTTTTGAATATCTAATTGACTTGGCTCTTCTGGTAATATCACCCCCAACAGATTTAGCACTTTTAGTCCAATTTTAATCGCTTCTTTAAAGTTGCCCTGTGATCCAGCCGCTTGAATTTTGACATCATAGACTTTCACCTTTTCTATGACAGTTCTGGCATGGGTTAACACTATTTCCGTCAATTGATCCATTACGAGAAAATCCCCGTTGAGGTACGCCGATTCTACGGCTTTTTCATGTATAGTTAAGGTTTGGTTATACGCATTTTTCCAACTTTTTGCACTCAGGAGCTTTAGTGCCACATTCAAATATTCAAATGCTGCCCCATAAGCGGTTGCTGCCTTGGCTTTCTCACCGGCTATTAAATTCAAATTGGCAATTTCGTCTCGTTCTTTTTGTTGGGTTACTAATTCAATTCCCAGATTGAGATGATCGATAATTTTAAATATTTCTTCATGCAACATCTTTGGTGAAGTGTTCTGCAATAGCAATCGACCAATTTGTAAATGGATAGAATTTTTTTGAGTCTTATCAATTAAGGTGTAAGCCGCTTGTTGTACTCGGTCATGCAGAAATTTATAAGATTGAATCAACAAATTGTCATTGAACTCAGATGTCGGTATAACTAACCCTGCCTGAACTGCTGGAGTTAGTGCAGAAGAAATTTCACTATTTAATTTTTTGGTAATAATGGAAAGAGTTTTTAAGTCAAAAGCAGCACCTACACAAGCTGCAAACTGTAAAATCTGCTGAGAGACTTTTGGCAGCTTCTTAACTTTGCCAATCATCAACTCTACTACGTTATCCGTGATATCTTGGGCTTCAATTTGGGCAATATCCCACTGCCAGAACCCCCCCGTACTCCCTCCTTGCCAAGGGTAGCAATTGAATGATTCTTTTTGTACTCCCTTCTTAATAAGGGGGGTTAGGGGTGATTGAGGGGGGATAAACCTGAGTAAATTTTCAGCGTGCAGGGTTTTAAGAAATTCATTAACAAAGAAAGGATTGCCATCAGTTTTCTTCACCACCAGTTTGGCTAAGGGTTTGACTGAGGCGATATCATCGTGCAATGTCTCGGCAATCAGTTGGCTAATTGGGTCTACTCCTAAAGGAGCTAAGGTAATAAAATTAATAGTTGCCCCTGCTTTTTGTAGTCCATCAACAGTCACCATTAAGGGATGAGCAGGACTAACTTCATTATCCCGATACGCTCCAATTAAAAATAAAGATTGACTCTCAGCATCCATCATCATCAGTTCGATTAACTTGAGAGTAGCAGAATCTGCCCATTGCAAATCATCCAGAAAGATTACCAAGGGATGCTCTTTTGTACAAAATGCCCGGATGAAGTTACCGAAGACAAGATTAAAACGATTTTGCGACTCAGTCGTGCCCAACTCTGGTACAGCTTGCTGTTTGCCAATAATGAGTTCCACTTCCGGAATTACATCAATAATAATCTGCCCATTACAACCAACGGCAGTTAATATTTTTTCTCGCCATTCGTGTAGTTTTGCCTCACTCTCAGTTAACAGTTGTTGCATCAATCCGTCAAAAGCACTGACAACAGCCGAGTAGGGAATATTGCGCTGAAATTGGTCAAATTTTCCGGAAATGAAATAGCCCCGTTTTTCTGTCATGGGTTTGTGAACTTCGGCTACCAACGCTGATTTTCCGATACCAGAGTAACCAGCAACAAGCATCATTTCAATTCCTCCCCCACCCGCAGACTTCGTTTGTGTAGCCGCACCTTTCAGGGGGTTGGCATTTGTTCCCTCTGCAACTCGTTCAAATGCGGCTAGTAACGTTTCAACTTCTGCCTCACGTCCATAGAGTTTTTGGGGAATTTGAAACTTATCTGAAATATCACTCTGGGCGAGGGGAAATTCTACTATTTTTCCATCAGACTTTAACTGAGTTAAACATAATTCCAAATCCGCTTTAATTCCGAACGCACTTTGATATCGTTCCTCAGCCGTTTTCGCCATCAGTTTCATTACAATATTTGAAACCGGTAAAGGAATCTCTGTATTAACCTCATGGGGCGATATCGGCACTTTAGCAATATGACAATGCACCAATTCCAGTGCATCATTGGTTTCAAAGGGTAGCTTTCCTGTAAGCAGTTTGTAGAAGGTGACACCCAGGGAATAAAAGTCTGTGCGATAATCCAAGGAACGGTTCATCCGTCCCGTTTGCTCCGGCGACATATAGGCTAAGGTGCCTTCTAAAACATTGGGATTTTTTAGCGTTGGATTTTCGCGAGTTAATTGGGTGGCAATACCAAAATCAATAATTTTGACTTGTCCGGTTTCTGGGTTATAGACAATATTGGCTGGATTAATATCTTTGTGAATAATATTGCGGCTGTGAATAGCCGCCAAAATCTCAGCTATCTGAATAGCAATGTTGAGAAATTCCTGTAAAGGTAGTGTCCCCGTGCCTACCCCCTTATATCCATTTATCAATTGCTTTAAAGATAACGCGCCAAAATCCTCTAAGATAATGACTAAAGTTCTCTGATAAGGTTCTAACCCATACGCTTTAACCACACCATCTAGATTTAGCTGGCAGGTAATTTCATATTCCTGCCTATAACGGGTGAGTTCTGAAGGTGTGGGATAGTCTTCTTTAAGTACTTTGAGAATTACTGCTTTTTTATCCCGTTCTCGAATAGCTTGATAAACTTCTGAATGAGTACCTTCGTATATTTTTGTACAAATTTGATATCCAGGAAGAGTAATCATAAATTAGGTTTGATTGAGAATTGTTTTGTCAAAAGATTCAGCCTCGGCTTGAGGTGACTACATACACAAAATCAGCCTGTGCGGACTTTCTTTAATTCCATACAGGTAAGATAGGTTGGTATAGCCTGAGCTTTGAGGCTTGTTGTGTATTTTTGCAATGAGTCGGGAGCGTCAATCCTTCCTGTACTCCATATTGACCTTCGCTAGCACCCTGCAAAGTATGGCTAGCGTTGCTAACATTTAACTCAACTATTCGTTTAGAATTATACAACTTTAATCTTTATTTACTATTCTCATAGAGGTAGTTTTTCAAGATTTATTGGTAATACTAAATATTACGTGTAATACGTTGATAACTCATTTCTATTTCCAACTTATTAGAGAAGTCTGGGTTTAATGCTTCCGGAATCATTGAGGACTTTTATAGAGTTAGTCCGTAGCTTTCAATCCCTCAAATCGCTCCATCAAACAGTTTGCAATGCGACATGCTGCTCCCGGTTGTCCCATGCGTTGAAAACCATTATCTGCAATTAACTGTAACCAATCTGGGTCACGTAACAACTGCTGTAGCACACTCGCTACTTTCCCTGGCTGTTCAACCAAAATCAGAGATGGCCCTAACAAGCGAGTTTGAGCTTCGGCAAAGATGGGGTTATATTGTGGCCCTTGTCCGGGCATGGCGATCGCAGGTTTTCCCAACCCGACAAACTGCTCTGTAGCTGTCCCTGCCATGGCAATGGCGCAGTCGCCTTTGAGCAAGCAGAGATTGTAATCATTTTGAGTCAAAATCAACGTGGCATTCTTTTTCGTAAACGCGATCGCATTTTCGTCCTGGAACTCAAGGTTCAATGTCATCGCTGCCAACGATTGCTGACGCCACCCATATCCTTGCAGAGTTTTTCCTAAAAGGTCGAGACTTACAGCCGGAGCGATCGCACCGAGAAACAAGAGCGTTCTCTCCGTGAAAGTATCCAAAAATCCATCCGTGGCTTGCACAATTTGCTGCCAATTGTCATAGGCTTCCGGGACTCTAGAACCGGGTAGAAGCGTCACAACTAGCGATCGCTGCATTTCTTTGAGCTCCGCATTCGTTTCATAAAATACGGGTGCAGGATGCTCTGGAGCAATCCCATCCATCATCGGATTGCCTAAATCAAACGCCGGAATAGACCACTTTTGTAAAGTTTCCGTTGTCAGCTTATCTCTGGGAAACACCGCCTTGCAGCGCCGACGACTCATCAACCAGCGTTCCCAAGGATAATAAACCGAACCAGACCAAGTTTCCGCAAATGAGCGCTTGGGCAACTCTCCAGCTTCATCCCGCACATAATACTCAGATTTAGCCGTACCCACAAACCCATAAGGTGCGCCACTCAACCCCGCAAACAAGAGGGGAACAATATCTCCCACCGCCAAAATGACACCACCTCGTTTACTCCAACGACGAACCGCTTTAAACTGTGACCAAGTGAGTTGCAGTAAACCACCCCGCAAATCTCGCATGAGCTGACGCCCTTCCATATAAATGAAACCCCCGGAAGGCATCGTCTGCACGGTTCCAATGATGGGGATACCGAGTTGGCTATAAGCGCGTCCTTCACCCACTAAAGGCAATGCTGCTAGTTCTGGAGCATTTGGGTGTTTCTGCAATTCTTGCAAAATTCGGACGGCAATCACATCCTCGCCATGACCATTGCTGAGGCAGAGCAGACGCATCATTAGTATCTGGTTAGTCCTTGTATCAACAAAAAATGGCTCCTGACCCGCAGTGGAATTGCACCACTGTAGAAACCTGCATTGTGCAGGATCGCTAGGAATAAATCAATGTCTGTCTTGGCAAGTGGCTAAGTAATTACACTCATCAAAATCCCCCAGAGAAAGGGTCTCACAGAGTGAGAACGTGAGTTGAGCGGGTCAGTTATTTCGGTCACACTGCACGGAGGGTTAGGGAAGAAAGTACAGAACCTAACCTCTGTGAATAGTTTTCAAAGCTTTTAGGGAAAATCTGGGACAAATAGCAAAATGAATCTCAATAGCTTGAGCAAACGCGCTCTGTCGCCCTAGCATTG harbors:
- a CDS encoding trifunctional serine/threonine-protein kinase/ATP-binding protein/sensor histidine kinase: MITLPGYQICTKIYEGTHSEVYQAIRERDKKAVILKVLKEDYPTPSELTRYRQEYEITCQLNLDGVVKAYGLEPYQRTLVIILEDFGALSLKQLINGYKGVGTGTLPLQEFLNIAIQIAEILAAIHSRNIIHKDINPANIVYNPETGQVKIIDFGIATQLTRENPTLKNPNVLEGTLAYMSPEQTGRMNRSLDYRTDFYSLGVTFYKLLTGKLPFETNDALELVHCHIAKVPISPHEVNTEIPLPVSNIVMKLMAKTAEERYQSAFGIKADLELCLTQLKSDGKIVEFPLAQSDISDKFQIPQKLYGREAEVETLLAAFERVAEGTNANPLKGAATQTKSAGGGGIEMMLVAGYSGIGKSALVAEVHKPMTEKRGYFISGKFDQFQRNIPYSAVVSAFDGLMQQLLTESEAKLHEWREKILTAVGCNGQIIIDVIPEVELIIGKQQAVPELGTTESQNRFNLVFGNFIRAFCTKEHPLVIFLDDLQWADSATLKLIELMMMDAESQSLFLIGAYRDNEVSPAHPLMVTVDGLQKAGATINFITLAPLGVDPISQLIAETLHDDIASVKPLAKLVVKKTDGNPFFVNEFLKTLHAENLLRFIPPQSPLTPLIKKGVQKESFNCYPWQGGSTGGFWQWDIAQIEAQDITDNVVELMIGKVKKLPKVSQQILQFAACVGAAFDLKTLSIITKKLNSEISSALTPAVQAGLVIPTSEFNDNLLIQSYKFLHDRVQQAAYTLIDKTQKNSIHLQIGRLLLQNTSPKMLHEEIFKIIDHLNLGIELVTQQKERDEIANLNLIAGEKAKAATAYGAAFEYLNVALKLLSAKSWKNAYNQTLTIHEKAVESAYLNGDFLVMDQLTEIVLTHARTVIEKVKVYDVKIQAAGSQGNFKEAIKIGLKVLNLLGVILPEEPSQLDIQKGFQENTSLYERQEIEELINLTDMTEPEPQAAIHILSSISAAAYIANPELMILIVSSMVNLSIKYGHTTWSAFSYACQGLILCGVAQDIELGYKFGKLGLTLVEQLNPKRGKARALEVLGTHVMHWKEHVRETLPILRAGYRSGIETGEFEFAGYCAFFVCDHSYFIGNKLTDLEQKMATYGNAISQIRRENPLNWVSMFRQVILNLLSRSKHTNCLIGDAYNEEQWLPLAIQANDRLGIHLLYLNKLILCYLFGEEHQAIENALQAEQYLDGVTAMVVVPVFHFYDSLVHLGGFVNASISEKQVILDRIHTNQKKMQKWANHAPMNHLHKFYLVEAEKARVLGQFIEAEEFYEQAIAGARENEYIQEEALAYELAAKFYLARGRLKIAQLYMKEAHYAYTCWGATAKVRDLEVKYPQLLPQSSATKSLTSTRTTTSHSTSGSNSASLLDLATLMKASQAISGEIVLDKLLASLMEILIENAGAQSGFLILPSPSKNGHENWVIQASGSVEEEQKTILQSIGIDSVEVSTQLPLLSAAIVHYVIRTKENLVLNDAVHAGKFTQDAYILTKKPKSILCIPLLDRTKLSGILYLENNLTTDAFTKDRVELLKLLSAQVAISIENAQLYTNLQDFNENLEQLVQQRTAELSQALNDLKATQTKLVESEKMASLGGLVAGVAHEINTPVGISITAASLLADKTTEFFETYKSGQMKRSQLEKFLDIAMQSSSMVLSNLNRAANLIQSFKQVAVDQCTEEQRTFYLKQYLSEVLISLKPTLRTTHHQVEIKGDEAIALNTYPGALSQIITNLVMNSLTHAYSPEDAGHLVFDFKQQGEQIILAYSDDGKGIPKENLSKIFDPFFTTKRGQGGSGLGLHIVYNLVTQKLNGTIEAESQVGVGTKFIIKLPMERK
- a CDS encoding lipid-A-disaccharide synthase-related protein is translated as MRLLCLSNGHGEDVIAVRILQELQKHPNAPELAALPLVGEGRAYSQLGIPIIGTVQTMPSGGFIYMEGRQLMRDLRGGLLQLTWSQFKAVRRWSKRGGVILAVGDIVPLLFAGLSGAPYGFVGTAKSEYYVRDEAGELPKRSFAETWSGSVYYPWERWLMSRRRCKAVFPRDKLTTETLQKWSIPAFDLGNPMMDGIAPEHPAPVFYETNAELKEMQRSLVVTLLPGSRVPEAYDNWQQIVQATDGFLDTFTERTLLFLGAIAPAVSLDLLGKTLQGYGWRQQSLAAMTLNLEFQDENAIAFTKKNATLILTQNDYNLCLLKGDCAIAMAGTATEQFVGLGKPAIAMPGQGPQYNPIFAEAQTRLLGPSLILVEQPGKVASVLQQLLRDPDWLQLIADNGFQRMGQPGAACRIANCLMERFEGLKATD